A window from Cytobacillus sp. FSL H8-0458 encodes these proteins:
- a CDS encoding phosphoglycerate kinase, with product MNKKSVKDVELKGKRVFCRVDFNVPMKEGQVTDETRIKAALPTIEYLMNQGAKVILASHLGRPKGSFVEELRLTPVAKRLSELLGKEVKKADEAYGDSVKAMVDTLSEGDVLLLENVRFYSGEEKNDPELAKAFAELADVYVNDAFGAAHRAHASTEGIAQHLPAVSGLLMEKELDVLGKALSNPERPFTAIIGGAKVKDKIGVIENLLEKVDNLIIGGGLAYTFVKANGHEVGKSLLEEDKIDLAKSFMKKAKEKGVNFYMPVDVVVADDFSEEANIKTVAIEEIPSDWEALDIGPKTRDIYSDVIQNSKLVIWNGPMGVFELNKFAGGTRAVAEALAEANDTYSVIGGGDSAAAVEKFHLADRMSHISTGGGASLEFMEGKALPGVVALNEK from the coding sequence ATGAACAAAAAAAGCGTTAAAGATGTGGAGTTAAAAGGTAAGCGTGTTTTCTGCCGGGTTGATTTCAACGTTCCGATGAAAGAGGGACAAGTAACAGATGAAACTCGCATCAAAGCAGCTCTTCCAACGATTGAATACTTGATGAACCAGGGTGCAAAAGTGATTTTAGCCAGCCATTTGGGCCGTCCGAAGGGTTCCTTTGTTGAAGAATTGCGTTTAACACCAGTAGCAAAGCGTTTGTCCGAGCTTCTTGGCAAAGAGGTGAAGAAGGCGGATGAAGCATATGGTGATTCTGTAAAAGCTATGGTTGACACGTTAAGTGAAGGAGATGTTCTGCTTCTTGAAAACGTGCGTTTCTATTCAGGCGAGGAAAAGAATGATCCTGAGCTAGCAAAGGCATTTGCAGAGCTTGCAGATGTTTATGTAAATGATGCATTCGGAGCAGCACACCGTGCCCATGCTTCAACGGAAGGGATTGCTCAGCATCTTCCTGCCGTATCAGGACTCTTAATGGAAAAAGAACTTGATGTACTTGGAAAAGCTCTTTCAAATCCTGAACGCCCATTTACAGCTATTATCGGCGGTGCAAAGGTGAAAGATAAGATTGGTGTAATTGAAAACCTTCTTGAAAAGGTAGACAACCTGATCATTGGCGGAGGGCTGGCGTATACATTTGTAAAAGCAAACGGCCATGAAGTAGGAAAATCACTTCTGGAAGAAGATAAAATTGATCTTGCAAAGTCGTTTATGAAAAAAGCGAAAGAAAAGGGCGTAAACTTCTACATGCCAGTTGATGTCGTGGTAGCAGACGATTTTTCTGAAGAAGCCAATATTAAAACAGTAGCAATCGAAGAAATCCCTTCTGACTGGGAAGCACTTGATATCGGACCTAAAACGCGCGATATCTACAGTGATGTAATCCAAAATTCAAAGCTTGTCATCTGGAACGGACCAATGGGTGTCTTCGAATTGAATAAATTTGCAGGCGGCACAAGAGCAGTGGCTGAGGCTTTAGCAGAAGCAAACGATACATATTCAGTCATTGGCGGCGGAGATTCTGCAGCTGCAGTTGAAAAATTCCACCTTGCTGACCGCATGAGCCATATCTCAACAGGCGGCGGCGCTTCCCTTGAGTTTATGGAAGGAAAAGCATTGCCTGGCGTAGTTGCTTTAAACGAAAAATAA
- the secG gene encoding preprotein translocase subunit SecG, whose protein sequence is MHTLLITLLVIVSIGLIVVVLLQSGKSAGLSGAISGGAEQLFGKQKARGIDLVLHRITVVLSVLFFVLTVLVSYFAI, encoded by the coding sequence ATGCATACATTATTGATTACCCTTTTAGTCATTGTTTCGATTGGCCTTATTGTAGTTGTACTCCTTCAGTCTGGTAAAAGCGCAGGTCTTTCCGGTGCCATTTCAGGGGGAGCTGAGCAGCTTTTTGGAAAACAAAAAGCACGCGGTATTGATCTGGTTCTTCACCGCATCACGGTTGTTCTTTCTGTCTTATTCTTTGTACTTACTGTTTTAGTTTCTTATTTTGCGATATAA
- the smpB gene encoding SsrA-binding protein SmpB encodes MPKGTGKMVAQNKKAYHDYAIEETYEAGIVLQGTEIKSIRAGKVNLKDSYARIQNNEIYLFGMHVSPYEQGNRYNHDPLRTRKLLLHRKEISKLIGESKEVGYSIVPLKMYLKNGYAKVLIGLARGKKKYDKREDLKKKEAKREVERAFRERQKM; translated from the coding sequence ATGCCAAAAGGAACTGGCAAAATGGTTGCGCAAAATAAAAAGGCCTATCATGACTATGCTATAGAAGAAACATATGAAGCGGGAATTGTTCTGCAGGGGACGGAGATTAAATCGATCCGAGCGGGAAAGGTGAATCTGAAGGACTCATATGCAAGAATTCAAAACAATGAAATCTATCTTTTCGGCATGCATGTCAGTCCTTATGAGCAGGGTAACCGCTACAATCACGATCCGCTAAGGACCAGAAAGCTTCTGCTGCACAGAAAAGAAATCAGCAAGCTGATTGGTGAGTCGAAGGAAGTCGGCTACTCGATCGTTCCATTAAAAATGTACCTCAAGAATGGTTATGCAAAAGTTTTAATTGGCCTGGCGAGGGGTAAAAAGAAATATGACAAGCGTGAAGATCTGAAAAAGAAAGAAGCCAAGCGTGAGGTTGAGCGTGCTTTCCGTGAAAGGCAGAAAATGTAA
- a CDS encoding nuclease-related domain-containing protein, which yields MRRLPGTHSKRALIENDLIKRRAGFRGEEAVDYFLKDLAGFIILKDIRLSNEYGGFYQIDVLLLCSNFLIILEIKNISGTIYFDPTFNQLIQSKHENERGFLDPLIQAERQQKELAKLLADRKIRTPIEYLVVISNPSTVIKTSSYHKMALEKVLHASHLRERIEKLKVKYPKEKLTYREIRKLSRAIIKEHTPANYNVLKYYDIDIKEIITGIQCSACSKFSMKRMRGTWKCGSCHSADKEAHIRTLHDYLLLISSSITNQQFREFTHLSSSNIAKKLLTGMKLPYSGSFKDRTYQLSADFFE from the coding sequence TTGAGAAGGCTGCCAGGAACGCATTCGAAAAGAGCATTAATTGAAAATGATCTAATCAAGCGGAGAGCTGGTTTTCGTGGAGAAGAAGCTGTAGATTATTTCTTAAAAGATTTAGCCGGGTTCATAATCCTGAAGGATATTCGGCTTTCCAACGAATACGGCGGCTTCTATCAAATCGATGTGCTACTACTATGTTCAAACTTCCTTATTATCCTCGAAATTAAGAACATCTCCGGCACTATTTATTTTGACCCCACATTTAATCAGCTGATTCAGAGCAAGCATGAGAATGAAAGAGGGTTTCTTGATCCATTGATACAAGCTGAAAGACAGCAAAAGGAACTTGCAAAATTGTTGGCTGATAGAAAGATTCGCACACCGATTGAGTACCTTGTTGTAATCAGCAATCCTTCTACTGTTATCAAGACTTCCTCTTATCACAAAATGGCCTTAGAAAAGGTGCTGCATGCGAGCCATTTGAGAGAAAGGATAGAAAAGCTAAAAGTGAAATATCCAAAAGAGAAATTAACATACAGAGAGATCAGAAAGTTAAGCAGAGCTATTATTAAAGAACACACTCCTGCTAATTACAATGTTCTGAAATACTATGACATTGATATAAAAGAGATTATCACCGGGATTCAATGTTCTGCCTGCAGCAAATTTTCAATGAAAAGGATGCGAGGCACCTGGAAATGCGGCAGTTGCCATTCTGCTGATAAGGAAGCACATATTAGAACCCTCCATGATTACCTTCTTTTAATCAGTTCCTCCATAACGAATCAGCAATTTCGGGAATTCACCCATCTATCCTCCTCAAATATTGCGAAAAAGCTGCTTACTGGGATGAAACTTCCCTATTCAGGTTCATTTAAGGACAGAACCTATCAATTGTCTGCCGATTTTTTTGAATGA
- the rnr gene encoding ribonuclease R, with translation MENNIQQLIDKLLHYMKDEAYKPLTVQELEAAFGIEDSTGFKDFVKALVVMEEKGLVVRTRSNRYGLPEKMNLIRGKLSGHAKGFAFVIPEEQGMDDIFIPPNETNNALNGDIVLARVTSESSGQRREGTIVRILERGVTQIVGTYTESKHFGFVIPDDKKFASDIFIPKAASKGAVEGHKVVVKLTTYPEGRKSAEGEVIDILGHKNDPGVDILSVIHKHGLPLEFPDEVLKQAEETPDTIDPSELENRRDLRNEVIVTIDGADAKDLDDAVMVKKMDNGNYKLGVHIADVTYYVREDSPIDREAEERATSVYLVDRVIPMIPHRLSNGICSLNPKVDRLTLSCEMEITSDGEVVNHEIFQSVIKTTERMTYSDVNKILEEQDEELINRYQSLVPMFELMKELSLILRKKRMHRGAIDFDFKEAKVIVDEEGNPTEIALRERSIAERLIEEFMLAANETVAEHFHWMDVPFIYRIHEDPKEDKLRRFFEFITNFGYIVKGTANSVHPRALQEIIEEVQGKPEEMVVSTVMLRSMQQAKYFEESLGHFGLSTEFYTHFTSPIRRYPDLIVHRLIRTYLIEGKLDQATREKWNVQLPDIAEHSSNMERRAVEAERETDELKKAEYMADKIGEEYDGIISSVTNFGMFVELPNTIEGLIHVSYMTDDYYRYDERQMAMIGERTGNVYRIGDEITVRVVNVNKDERSIDFEIVGMKGTRRRETREAPKVFKTGSTEKKPRRGKSDQGKGNSSGGPRKKKEKKHYENAPKAKRKKKKR, from the coding sequence ATGGAAAATAATATACAACAGCTGATCGATAAGCTGCTTCATTATATGAAGGATGAAGCCTATAAGCCATTGACGGTTCAGGAGCTTGAAGCTGCATTTGGAATTGAGGATTCCACAGGCTTCAAAGATTTCGTTAAGGCGCTTGTTGTCATGGAGGAAAAAGGGCTTGTCGTCAGAACGAGAAGCAATCGCTATGGCCTGCCTGAAAAAATGAATCTTATCCGCGGGAAGCTTTCCGGCCATGCAAAGGGATTTGCCTTTGTTATTCCGGAAGAGCAGGGAATGGATGACATATTTATTCCGCCCAATGAAACTAACAACGCCTTAAATGGCGATATTGTTCTGGCCCGTGTGACGTCTGAGAGTTCTGGCCAGAGGCGGGAAGGTACGATTGTCCGCATCTTAGAGCGCGGTGTGACACAAATTGTCGGAACCTATACGGAAAGCAAGCACTTTGGATTTGTTATTCCGGATGATAAAAAGTTTGCCAGCGATATTTTTATCCCCAAAGCAGCATCAAAAGGTGCGGTTGAAGGGCATAAGGTCGTTGTAAAACTGACCACTTATCCAGAAGGCAGAAAGAGTGCAGAAGGAGAGGTTATCGACATACTTGGGCATAAAAATGACCCGGGTGTGGATATCCTATCTGTTATTCACAAGCATGGCCTTCCGCTTGAGTTCCCGGATGAGGTGCTTAAGCAGGCTGAGGAAACGCCGGATACGATTGATCCAAGTGAACTTGAAAACCGCCGTGACTTGAGAAATGAAGTTATTGTCACAATAGACGGTGCAGATGCAAAGGATCTTGATGATGCAGTAATGGTTAAAAAAATGGATAACGGCAATTACAAGCTTGGCGTTCATATTGCCGATGTCACATACTATGTCCGTGAGGATTCCCCGATTGACAGGGAAGCGGAAGAGCGGGCAACCTCTGTGTATTTAGTGGACCGGGTCATCCCGATGATACCGCATCGCTTATCAAATGGCATTTGCTCATTGAATCCGAAAGTCGACCGGCTTACCCTTTCTTGTGAGATGGAAATCACATCGGATGGAGAAGTGGTGAATCACGAGATTTTCCAGAGTGTGATTAAAACAACGGAACGGATGACTTATTCAGATGTGAATAAGATTTTAGAAGAGCAGGACGAAGAACTTATCAACAGGTACCAATCGCTTGTGCCGATGTTCGAACTGATGAAGGAGCTTTCTCTGATCCTGCGTAAAAAGAGAATGCATCGCGGAGCCATCGACTTTGATTTTAAAGAAGCGAAGGTCATTGTGGATGAAGAGGGCAACCCGACAGAAATCGCATTGCGCGAACGCTCGATTGCAGAGCGCCTGATTGAAGAGTTTATGCTCGCAGCCAATGAAACTGTTGCTGAGCACTTCCATTGGATGGATGTACCGTTCATTTACCGTATCCATGAAGATCCGAAGGAAGATAAGCTCAGAAGATTTTTCGAGTTTATCACAAACTTCGGCTATATCGTAAAAGGAACAGCTAATTCCGTTCACCCGCGGGCCCTTCAGGAAATCATTGAAGAGGTTCAGGGAAAACCGGAAGAAATGGTTGTCAGCACAGTGATGCTGCGCTCTATGCAGCAGGCGAAATACTTTGAAGAGAGTCTTGGGCACTTCGGGTTATCAACAGAGTTTTACACACACTTCACATCACCGATCCGCCGTTACCCGGACTTAATTGTCCACAGACTAATCCGTACCTACCTAATTGAAGGTAAGCTGGATCAGGCGACAAGGGAAAAGTGGAACGTACAGCTGCCTGATATTGCCGAGCACTCTTCCAATATGGAGCGCCGTGCAGTTGAAGCAGAACGCGAAACAGATGAATTGAAGAAAGCGGAATATATGGCTGATAAAATCGGCGAGGAATATGATGGAATCATCAGCTCTGTTACAAACTTTGGCATGTTTGTCGAGCTTCCAAACACGATTGAAGGACTTATCCATGTCAGCTATATGACAGACGATTATTACCGCTATGACGAGCGCCAGATGGCGATGATCGGGGAGCGTACAGGCAATGTCTACCGCATTGGCGACGAGATTACAGTCCGTGTCGTTAATGTAAACAAAGACGAACGCTCAATTGATTTTGAAATCGTCGGCATGAAGGGAACCCGCAGACGGGAAACTCGGGAAGCGCCTAAGGTGTTCAAGACAGGCAGCACCGAGAAAAAGCCGCGCAGAGGGAAGTCTGATCAGGGCAAAGGAAACAGTTCAGGCGGCCCAAGAAAGAAAAAAGAGAAAAAGCATTACGAAAATGCGCCAAAAGCAAAGCGGAAGAAAAAGAAGCGGTAA
- the gpmI gene encoding 2,3-bisphosphoglycerate-independent phosphoglycerate mutase, which translates to MSKSPVALIILDGFALRGERMGNAVAQAKKPNFERYWNTYPNATLTASGEAVGLPEGQMGNSEVGHLNIGAGRIVYQSLTRVNVAIREGQFEKNDTFRSAIDHVKKNGTDLHLMGLLSDGGVHSHIQHLFALLRMAAEEGVKNVYVHGFLDGRDVGPQTAAGYIKEAQEKMKEYGVGEFATISGRYYSMDRDKRWERVEKSYRSMVYGDGPAYNNPLDLVEDNYKNGIFDEFVIPSVITAEDGKPVATIKKDDAVIFYNFRPDRAIQISNTFTNKDFRSFDRGPGHPENLFFVCLTHFSETVDGYVAFKPTNLDNTLGEVLAQNGKTQLRIAETEKYPHVTFFMSGGREEKFPGEERILINSPKVATYDLKPEMSAYEVTDALLKEVEADNFDAIILNFANPDMVGHSGMLEPTIKAVETVDECLGKIVDLIISKGGKAIITADHGNADEVVTLEGSPMTAHTTNPVPVIVTQDGAELRTDGILGDLAPTVLDLLGLEKPAEMTGTSLLKK; encoded by the coding sequence ATGAGTAAATCTCCAGTTGCATTAATCATCTTAGATGGTTTCGCATTGCGTGGGGAGCGGATGGGAAACGCCGTTGCCCAGGCAAAGAAGCCAAACTTCGAACGCTACTGGAATACCTACCCTAACGCAACGCTGACAGCAAGCGGCGAAGCAGTAGGTCTTCCGGAAGGGCAAATGGGAAACTCGGAAGTAGGACACTTAAACATCGGCGCAGGCCGGATTGTTTATCAGAGCCTGACAAGAGTGAATGTGGCTATTCGTGAGGGGCAGTTTGAGAAAAACGATACGTTCCGTTCTGCGATTGACCATGTAAAAAAAAATGGCACAGATCTTCATCTGATGGGACTTCTCTCAGATGGGGGAGTTCACAGCCATATTCAGCACTTATTTGCGCTGCTTCGCATGGCTGCTGAGGAAGGCGTGAAGAATGTCTATGTTCATGGATTCCTGGATGGACGTGATGTTGGCCCGCAAACCGCAGCAGGCTATATTAAAGAAGCGCAGGAAAAAATGAAAGAATACGGAGTCGGAGAATTTGCGACGATTTCCGGCCGTTATTATTCCATGGACCGCGACAAACGCTGGGAGCGTGTTGAAAAGTCTTACCGTTCCATGGTGTATGGCGATGGCCCTGCATATAACAACCCTTTGGATTTAGTTGAAGATAACTATAAGAATGGTATCTTTGATGAGTTCGTCATTCCATCTGTCATTACTGCAGAAGATGGGAAGCCGGTTGCAACGATTAAGAAGGATGATGCAGTTATTTTTTATAACTTCCGTCCGGACCGGGCAATTCAGATTTCAAACACGTTTACAAACAAAGACTTCCGTTCCTTTGACAGAGGGCCAGGACATCCTGAGAACTTGTTCTTCGTTTGTTTGACCCACTTCAGTGAAACGGTTGATGGATATGTTGCGTTTAAACCGACGAACCTTGATAATACCCTGGGTGAGGTTTTAGCGCAAAACGGAAAAACACAGCTCCGCATTGCTGAAACAGAGAAATACCCTCACGTAACGTTCTTTATGAGCGGCGGGCGTGAAGAGAAGTTCCCTGGTGAAGAACGGATCCTGATCAACTCACCTAAAGTAGCTACCTATGACCTTAAGCCTGAAATGAGTGCTTATGAAGTGACGGACGCGTTGCTGAAGGAAGTAGAAGCTGACAATTTCGATGCGATCATCCTGAACTTTGCCAACCCGGACATGGTGGGGCACTCAGGCATGCTTGAGCCAACAATCAAGGCGGTTGAAACGGTTGACGAATGCCTTGGCAAAATTGTTGACCTGATTATTTCAAAAGGCGGAAAAGCGATCATCACAGCTGACCACGGAAATGCCGATGAGGTTGTTACGTTAGAAGGCAGTCCGATGACTGCCCACACAACAAACCCGGTTCCAGTCATCGTCACACAGGACGGCGCAGAACTCCGTACAGACGGTATATTAGGAGACCTTGCTCCAACTGTTCTGGACCTGCTTGGACTGGAAAAACCGGCCGAAATGACAGGAACCTCATTACTGAAAAAATAA
- the eno gene encoding phosphopyruvate hydratase: MPFIEQVYAREVLDSRGNPTVEVEVLTESGFFGRAIVPSGASTGEHEAVELRDGDKSRYLGKGVQKAVDNVNNLIAEAVIGLDVTDQVGIDRTMIALDGTENKGKLGANAILGVSMACAHAAAESVGLPLYRYLGGFNAKQLPTPMMNIINGGSHADNNVDFQEFMIMPVGAPTFKEAIRMGAEVFHSLKKVLSGKGLNTAVGDEGGFAPNLGSNREALEVIIEAISNAGYEAGKDIYLAMDVASSEFYNKETGKYDLAGEGRTGLSSEDMVNFYEELVNEFPIISIEDGLDENDWEGHKLLTDRIGGKVQLVGDDLFVTNTKKLAQGIEQGVGNSILIKVNQIGTLTETFEAIEMAKRAGYTAVVSHRSGETEDATIADIAVATNAGQIKTGSMSRTDRIAKYNQLLRIEDELGDLAVYDGLKSFYNLSK; the protein is encoded by the coding sequence ATGCCATTTATCGAACAAGTATATGCACGTGAAGTATTGGATTCCCGCGGTAACCCGACAGTTGAAGTTGAAGTTTTAACAGAATCAGGATTCTTTGGACGCGCGATTGTTCCTTCTGGAGCATCAACTGGTGAGCACGAAGCAGTAGAACTTCGTGACGGCGACAAGTCCCGCTACCTTGGAAAAGGTGTTCAAAAAGCGGTAGACAACGTGAACAACCTGATTGCAGAAGCTGTAATCGGCTTGGACGTAACAGACCAGGTTGGCATCGACCGCACAATGATCGCGTTAGATGGAACGGAAAACAAAGGAAAGCTTGGCGCTAACGCAATCCTTGGCGTATCCATGGCTTGTGCACATGCAGCTGCTGAGTCTGTAGGACTACCTTTATACCGTTACCTTGGAGGCTTCAACGCGAAGCAGCTTCCAACACCAATGATGAACATCATCAACGGCGGATCTCATGCTGACAATAACGTGGACTTCCAGGAATTCATGATCATGCCTGTAGGAGCGCCTACTTTCAAGGAAGCCATCCGCATGGGTGCTGAAGTATTCCATTCATTGAAAAAAGTTTTATCTGGCAAAGGTCTTAACACTGCTGTAGGTGACGAAGGCGGATTCGCTCCAAACCTTGGTTCTAACCGTGAAGCTCTTGAAGTTATCATCGAAGCGATCTCTAACGCTGGCTACGAAGCTGGCAAAGACATCTACCTTGCAATGGACGTTGCTTCTTCTGAGTTCTATAACAAAGAAACTGGCAAATACGATCTTGCAGGCGAAGGCCGCACTGGTTTATCTTCAGAAGATATGGTTAACTTCTACGAAGAGCTTGTAAACGAGTTCCCAATCATCTCAATTGAAGATGGTCTTGACGAAAACGACTGGGAAGGCCATAAGCTATTAACTGACCGCATCGGCGGAAAAGTTCAGCTTGTTGGTGACGACTTGTTCGTTACAAACACGAAGAAGCTTGCTCAAGGAATTGAGCAGGGCGTAGGCAACTCAATCCTGATCAAAGTAAACCAAATCGGTACATTAACAGAAACTTTCGAAGCAATCGAAATGGCGAAGCGTGCCGGCTACACTGCAGTTGTTTCCCACCGTTCCGGTGAAACAGAAGATGCGACAATCGCTGACATCGCTGTTGCAACAAACGCTGGCCAGATCAAAACTGGTTCAATGTCCCGTACAGACCGTATCGCAAAATACAACCAGCTTCTTCGCATCGAAGACGAGCTTGGCGATTTAGCTGTATACGATGGCTTAAAATCTTTCTATAACTTGAGCAAGTAA
- the gap gene encoding type I glyceraldehyde-3-phosphate dehydrogenase: protein MAVKVGINGFGRIGRVVFRAALKNPNVEVVAVNDLTDANMLAHLLKYDSVHGTLNEEVTVDGDYLVVGGHKVKVIAERDPAQLGWGDLGVEVVVESTGRFTKRADAAKHLEAGAKKVIISAPASDEDITVVMGVNHEKYDAANHHVISNASCTTNCLAPFAKVLNDSFGIKRGMMTTVHSYTNDQQILDLPHKDYRRARAAAENIIPTTTGAAKAVSLVLPELKGKLNGGAMRVPTPNVSLVDLVAELDKDVTAEEVNNALKAAAEGDLKGILAYSEEPLVSGDYNGNPASSTIDALSTMVMEGNMVKVISWYDNETGYSNRVVDLVDYIAQKGL from the coding sequence ATGGCAGTTAAAGTTGGTATTAACGGATTTGGAAGAATCGGGCGCGTTGTTTTCCGTGCAGCTCTTAAAAACCCTAACGTAGAGGTTGTAGCAGTAAATGACCTTACAGATGCAAACATGCTTGCACACCTTTTAAAATATGATTCCGTACACGGAACTCTAAATGAAGAAGTAACTGTTGACGGCGACTACCTTGTTGTTGGCGGCCATAAAGTAAAAGTTATTGCTGAGCGCGATCCTGCTCAATTAGGATGGGGAGATCTTGGCGTAGAAGTAGTAGTAGAATCTACTGGACGTTTCACAAAGCGTGCTGACGCTGCGAAACATCTTGAAGCTGGTGCTAAAAAAGTAATCATCTCAGCTCCTGCCTCTGACGAAGATATCACAGTTGTTATGGGTGTTAACCATGAGAAATATGATGCTGCAAACCACCATGTGATCTCTAACGCTTCTTGTACAACAAACTGCTTGGCTCCATTTGCAAAAGTATTGAACGACAGCTTCGGCATCAAGCGCGGTATGATGACAACTGTTCACTCATACACAAATGACCAGCAAATCCTTGACTTGCCGCACAAGGACTACCGCCGTGCACGTGCAGCAGCAGAGAACATCATTCCTACAACTACTGGAGCTGCAAAAGCAGTATCACTAGTATTGCCTGAACTAAAAGGCAAATTGAACGGTGGAGCTATGCGTGTTCCAACTCCAAATGTTTCTCTTGTTGACCTTGTTGCTGAGCTTGACAAAGACGTAACTGCTGAAGAAGTGAACAATGCTCTAAAAGCTGCTGCAGAAGGCGACCTGAAAGGCATTCTTGCATACAGCGAAGAGCCATTAGTATCTGGCGACTACAACGGAAACCCTGCATCTTCTACAATCGATGCACTTTCTACAATGGTTATGGAAGGCAACATGGTAAAAGTAATCTCTTGGTATGACAACGAAACTGGTTACTCTAACCGTGTAGTTGACCTTGTTGACTACATCGCTCAAAAGGGACTTTAA
- a CDS encoding alpha/beta hydrolase, with protein MRVVAPKPFTFGNGKRAVLLLHGFTGNTADVRMMARFLETKGYTCHAPQYKGHGVPPEELVHTGPEDWWKDVMEGYEFLKNKGHKEIAVAGLSLGGVFSLKLGYTVPVKGIVPMCAPMYIKSEEVMYEGILSYAREYKRLEGKLEDQIEQEMEEFQKTPMNTLKALQELIADVRNHVDMIYSPTFVVQARHDHMINTDSANIIFNEVENDLKQLKWYEESGHVITLDKERDQLHEDVYEFLETLDWEE; from the coding sequence ATGAGAGTTGTTGCACCAAAACCGTTTACATTTGGAAATGGAAAAAGAGCAGTCCTGCTGCTGCATGGTTTTACCGGAAATACAGCAGATGTCAGAATGATGGCAAGGTTTCTCGAAACTAAGGGCTATACCTGCCATGCACCGCAATATAAGGGACATGGGGTTCCGCCCGAAGAGCTTGTTCATACAGGCCCGGAAGACTGGTGGAAAGATGTGATGGAAGGGTACGAATTTCTAAAAAACAAGGGACATAAAGAAATTGCAGTGGCCGGACTTTCACTTGGCGGCGTATTTTCCCTTAAATTGGGTTACACTGTACCTGTAAAGGGTATTGTCCCGATGTGCGCACCTATGTACATAAAAAGTGAAGAAGTCATGTATGAAGGAATTCTGAGCTACGCAAGAGAATATAAAAGACTTGAAGGAAAGCTGGAAGACCAAATTGAGCAGGAAATGGAAGAGTTCCAGAAAACACCGATGAATACATTAAAGGCACTCCAGGAGCTGATCGCGGATGTGCGCAATCATGTGGATATGATTTACTCTCCGACATTTGTGGTACAGGCACGACATGACCATATGATCAACACGGATAGTGCCAACATCATATTCAATGAAGTGGAGAATGACTTAAAGCAGCTCAAGTGGTACGAAGAATCCGGGCACGTAATAACTCTGGATAAAGAGCGTGACCAGCTGCATGAAGATGTTTATGAGTTTTTAGAAACGCTTGATTGGGAAGAATAA
- the tpiA gene encoding triose-phosphate isomerase — protein sequence MRKPIIAGNWKMHKTLPEAKVFLEEINGLVPGKEQVDTVVCAPALFLERLVENSKDSDVEIGAQNMHFEENGAFTGEISPVALEDLGVKYVILGHSERREMFNETDESVNKKTLAAFKYNLTPIVCVGESLEQRENGETMDLVGLQVEKALNGLTEEQVKQTVIAYEPIWAIGTGKSSTSADANEVCAHIRSVVAKQFSQAAADAVRIQYGGSVKPANIKEYMSQPDIDGALVGGASLQPTDFLQLLEAGKNE from the coding sequence ATGCGTAAACCAATTATCGCAGGAAACTGGAAAATGCATAAAACACTTCCGGAAGCGAAAGTCTTTCTTGAAGAAATCAACGGCTTAGTGCCTGGGAAAGAGCAGGTAGATACAGTTGTATGTGCACCTGCGCTATTCCTGGAGCGCCTGGTTGAAAACTCAAAGGATTCAGATGTTGAAATCGGCGCACAGAACATGCACTTTGAAGAAAATGGCGCTTTTACCGGTGAAATCAGCCCGGTGGCACTTGAAGATCTTGGGGTGAAATACGTAATCCTCGGTCATTCAGAACGCCGTGAGATGTTCAATGAGACAGACGAGTCTGTTAATAAAAAGACATTGGCTGCTTTCAAATATAATTTAACTCCAATCGTTTGTGTCGGTGAATCCTTAGAACAGCGGGAAAACGGCGAGACAATGGATCTTGTGGGCTTACAGGTTGAGAAGGCCCTAAATGGTTTAACTGAAGAGCAGGTAAAGCAGACTGTTATTGCGTATGAGCCAATCTGGGCAATCGGAACAGGCAAATCTTCAACATCTGCGGATGCAAATGAGGTATGTGCACATATCCGCTCTGTTGTTGCAAAGCAATTTTCACAGGCTGCGGCAGATGCAGTCCGCATTCAGTACGGCGGCAGCGTAAAGCCTGCAAACATTAAAGAATATATGAGCCAGCCTGATATTGATGGAGCTCTTGTTGGCGGTGCCAGCTTACAGCCTACGGACTTTCTTCAATTATTGGAGGCAGGCAAGAATGAGTAA